A window of the Hordeum vulgare subsp. vulgare chromosome 5H, MorexV3_pseudomolecules_assembly, whole genome shotgun sequence genome harbors these coding sequences:
- the LOC123453081 gene encoding protein KTI12 homolog, producing MALVVMCGQPCSGKSEAAACLAAALRSSVPDVTVRVIDESSLHLGRNESYKDMVVEKNLRGVLRSEVDRSVSRDGIIIVDSLNNIKGYRYELWCLARASGIRYCVFFCDTEVDHCRDWNVKRQEKGEPSYDSNIFEDLVRRFERPDRRSRWDSPLFELFPSREEIVESSPVIVEAVSYLTKKVDSKTRDVKVLQPTIATQSVRTTESNSLYEMDKATQEVVNAIVEAQSGGLGVAMNKISLGPDLPTINLQRLVGLPELRSLRRTFIKLAGQYSLSGRPPPTDADSAKRMFVDYLNREIGG from the exons ATGGCGCTCGTGGTGATGTGCGGCCAGCCGTGCAGCGGCAAGTCAGAGGCTGCAGCTTGTCTTGCCGCCGCTCTTCGCTCCTCCGTGCCTGACGTCACTGTCCGCGTCATTGATGAGTCATCGCTCCATCTTGGGCGCAATGAAAGCTACAAAG ATATGGTCGTGGAGAAAAACTTAAGAGGAGTTCTGAGGTCAGAAGTTGACAGGTCTGTTTCACGGGATGGCATAATCATCGTGGATTCTTTGAACAATATCAAG GGGTACCGGTACGAGCTGTGGTGTCTTGCGCGTGCTTCGGGAATAAGATATTGTGTG TTCTTTTGTGATACAGAAGTGGACCATTGTAGGGATTGGAACGTCAAGCGTCAGGAGAAAGGAGAACCCTCATATGATAGTAATAT ATTTGAAGATCTGGTAAGGAGATTTGAGAGGCCTGATAGGCGTAGCCGCTGGGATTCCCCTCTTTTTGAATTGTTTCCATCTAGAG AGGAAATTGTGGAATCTTCCCCTGTTATTGTTGAGGCTGTATCATATTTGACTAAGAAAGTGGATTCGAAAACAAGAGATGTAAAAGTTCTCCAGCCTACAATAGCCACTCAGTCT GTGCGGACTACTGAGAGTAATTCGCTCTACGAGATGGATAAAGCAACACAG GAGGTGGTCAATGCAATTGTGGAGGCACAGTCTGGTGGTCTTGGGGTTGCCATGAATAAGATTTCTCTTGGGCCCGACTTGCCAACT ATTAATCTTCAAAGATTGGTTGGCCTGCCCGAGCTACGGAGCCTCCGACGCACGTTCATCAAGCTGGCAGGGCAGTACAGCTTGAGCGGGCGACCCCCACCAACAGATGCTGACAGCGCGAAGAGGATGTTTGTTGACTACTTGAACCGAGAAATCGGTGGGTGA
- the LOC123453080 gene encoding uncharacterized protein LOC123453080 has protein sequence MATPEPPAAEAVALAVDDDETLAAAAEGAGGMEEVVPIGAQKHDPAWKHCLMVRLAGRDRLKCVYCGKHFLGGGIHRFKEHLARRPGNACCCPDVPADVEAVMHRSLDEVAAKKLRKRALAAAMVAVAAASEPSSVAAASPSPSASNGDIASPIHVVPLNQAPRDEETPLSETGWTGGGATKRRKKALAVRRAPAPAPAPQHHHHQQQQQPIHPATPAPQTQPPHQILMALDATAPQSSRHVDPAAAADREQVCMAVGRFLYDAGVPLEAVNSVHFQPMVDAIASMGGRPEVFSYHDFRGCVLKKSLEEVTAQSEFYKGSWTRTGCSVLSDEWTTDKGRTLMTFSVYCPEGTMFLKSVDATDIVTSSDALFELLKSVVEEVGERNVVQVITKNSQIHAAAGKKLGETFPTLFWSPCTFRCIDGMLEDFSKATAVSEIISNAKTITGFLYSSALALSLMKKHLQGKDLLVPAETRAAMNFVTLKNMYSLKEDLQAMVSSDEWIHCLLPQIPGGVEVSGIVSNLQFWSSCALVVRATEPLVHLLKLVGSNKRPAMGYVYAGLYKAKAAIKKELVKKSDYMPYWNIIDQRWDKHIQRPLHSAGFFLNPLFFDGIGDNISNEVFSGMLDCIERLVSDVKIQDKIQKELNMYRSEAAGDFRRQMAIRARRTLPPAEWWYMYGGACPNLTRLAVRILSQTCSAKGRDRTHIPFERLHDQRMNIFERQRMHHLTFVQCNLRLQNRQQYKAKAFDPISADYIDIVDDWVVDRSALFSGPTEQPNWMEISQPFNWTPSAGPGDEFESFIEGVDDEMIQGASQGIQDDDDDKDDSNDEERTLSVGE, from the exons ATGGCGACCCCGGAGCCGCCGGCGGCGGAAGCGGTGGCGCTGGCGGTGGACGACGACGAGaccttggcggcggcggcggagggggccGGGGGGATGGAGGAGGTGGTGCCGATCGGGGCGCAGAAGCACGACCCGGCGTGGAAGCACTGCCTCATGGTGCGCCTGGCCGGCCGGGACCGCCTCAAGTGCGTCTACTGCGGCAAGCACTTCCTCGGCGGCGGCATCCACcgcttcaaggagcacctcgcgcGCCGCCCCGGGAACGCCTGCTGCTGCCCCGACGTCCCCGCCGACGTCGAGGCCGTCATGCACCGCAGCCTCGACGAGGTCGCCGCCAAGAAGCTGCGCAAGCGCGCCCTCGCCGCCGCCatggtcgccgtcgccgccgcctccgagccgtcctccgtcgccgccgcctcgcccTCCCCCTCGGCCTCCAACGGCGACATTGCCAGCCCCATCCACGTCGTCCCGCTCAACCAGGCACCCCGCGACGAGGAGACGCCGCTGTCGGAGACGGGGTGGACCGGCGGTGGCGCCaccaagaggaggaagaaggcgctGGCGGTGAGgcgtgctcctgctcctgctcctgctccgcagcaccaccaccaccagcagcagcagcagcctatCCACCCTGCCACTCCTGCTCCCCAGACGCAGCCTCCTCACCAGATTCTCATGGCGCTCGATGCGACAGCGCCGCAGTCGTCGAGGCATGTCGATCCGGCTGCTGCAGCGGACAGGGAGCAGGTTTGCATGGCCGTTGGGAGGTTCCTGTATGACGCCGGTGTGCCACTGGAGGCCGTGAATTCCGTACATTTCCAGCCGATGGTCGACGCCATTGCCTCCATGGGAGGGAGGCCTGAGGTGTTCTCGTACCATGACTTCCGCGGCTGCGTTCTGAAGAAGTCGCTGGAGGAAGTGACGGCTCAGTCAGAGTTCTACAAGGGGTCATGGACCCGCACGGGGTGCTCGGTGTTGTCCGATGAGTGGACGACTGACAAGGGCAGGACCTTGATGACCTTTTCGGTGTATTGTCCGGAAGGTACCATGTTTCTGAAATCGGTCGACGCAACAGATATCGTCACATCATCAGACGCGCTGTTTGAGCTACTGAAGAGTGTTGTTGAGGAAGTTGGAGAGAGAAATGTTGTCCAAGTGATCACAAAGAACTCTCAGATTCATGCAGCCGCAGGTAAAAAGCTAGGTGAAACATTTCCTACACTGTTCTGGTCTCCATGCACTTTCCGGTGCATCGATGGTATGCTTGAAGATTTCAGCAAGGCGACGGCAGTTAGTGAGATCATAAGCAACGCAAAGACCATCACTGGATTTTTGTACAGCAGTGCACTTGCATTGAGTTTGATGAAGAAACATCTGCAGGGGAAGGATCTGCTAGTTCCTGCAGAGACCCGTGCTGCTATGAACTTCGTGACACTGAAAAACATGTACAGTCTGAAGGAGGATTTGCAAGCCATGGTCAGTTCAGATGAATGGATACACTGCCTGCTGCCACAGATACCCGGAGGGGTAGAAGTGAGCGGTATTGTTAGCAATTTGCAATTTTGGTCTTCATGTGCCTTAGTTGTTCGTGCCACCGAACCACTTGTGCATCTTCTTAAGCTGGTAGGTAGCAACAAGAGGCCTGCTATGGGGTATGTTTATGCTGGATTATACAAAGCCAAAGCAGCTATCAAGAAAGAGCTGGTGAAGAAGAGCGACTATATGCCTTACTGGAACATTATTGACCAGAGATGGGACAAGCACATCCAAAGACCGCTTCATTCTGCCGGTTTCTTCCTAAATCCACTGTTTTTTGATGGAATTGGAGATAACATATCGAATGAGGTTTTCTCAGGAATGCTGGACTGTATAGAAAGGTTGGTGTCTGATGTCAAAATCCAAGATAAAATTCAGAAGGAGCTTAACATGTATCGGAGCGAGGCAGCTGGGGATTTTCGTAGGCAAATGGCTATCCGAGCCCGGCGTACTTTACCTCCTG CTGAGTGGTGGTATATGTATGGCGGAGCTTGCCCGAATTTAACACGTTTGGCAGTACGTATCCTCAGTCAAACCTGCAGCGCTAAAGGCCGTGATCGGACACACATTCCTTTCGAACGACTCCATGACCAAAGAATGAATATTTTTGAACGTCAACGAATGCATCATCTCACCTTTGTTCAATGCAACCTTCGGCTACAAAACAG GCAACAATACAAGGCGAAGGCATTTGATCCAATATCGGCAGACTATATAGACATAGTTGATGACTGGGTGGTGGATAGATCCGCACTATTCTCGGGACCAACCGAGCAGCCAAACTGGATGGAGATTAGTCAACCATTCAACTGGACACCATCAGCAGGCCCGGGTGATGAATTCGAGTCCTTCATTGAAG GAGTCGACGATGAGATGATCCAAGGCGCTTCCCAAGGAATccaggatgatgatgacgacaaagatGATTCCAACGATGAAGAGAGAACCCTGTCTGTGGGCGAATGA